A genomic window from Candidatus Kouleothrix ribensis includes:
- the plsY gene encoding glycerol-3-phosphate 1-O-acyltransferase PlsY, translated as MSSAALALAAGLCALAYLAGSVPFSYLVARACGVDLRTVGSGNIGGANVWRSCGFGPFVAAAALDLLKGMLPTLAALWLLAGQPAVIVLVGLAAILGHTFPLFLNFRGGKAVATSGGVLLALFPLLMLLGVAAWALAFLITRISSVGSLTAAAVEIIAGTVFFLLGQLPLAYALFIWVIALFVVYLHRENIQRLLAGTENRFTRLR; from the coding sequence ATGTCGTCAGCAGCACTAGCACTGGCAGCCGGGCTATGCGCGCTTGCCTACCTGGCCGGGTCGGTGCCGTTCAGCTACCTGGTCGCACGGGCCTGCGGTGTCGACCTGCGCACGGTTGGCAGCGGCAACATTGGCGGCGCGAATGTCTGGCGATCGTGCGGGTTCGGGCCGTTCGTCGCTGCAGCCGCGCTCGATCTGCTGAAAGGCATGCTGCCGACGCTAGCCGCGCTATGGCTACTAGCCGGCCAGCCGGCCGTAATTGTGCTGGTAGGGCTGGCCGCCATCCTCGGGCACACCTTCCCGCTGTTCCTCAACTTTCGGGGCGGCAAGGCCGTAGCCACCAGCGGCGGCGTGCTGCTGGCGCTGTTCCCGCTGCTCATGCTGCTGGGCGTGGCGGCCTGGGCGCTGGCGTTTCTGATCACGCGGATCTCGTCGGTCGGCTCGCTCACTGCGGCGGCGGTCGAGATCATCGCGGGCACGGTCTTTTTCCTGCTGGGGCAGCTGCCGCTGGCCTACGCCCTGTTCATCTGGGTCATCGCGCTGTTTGTGGTGTACCTGCACCGCGAGAACATTCAGCGGCTGCTCGCAGGCACCGAGAATCGCTTCACCAGGCTGCGCTAA
- a CDS encoding ketopantoate reductase family protein encodes MTIVVIGAGAIGQLVAGRLAQAGQRTVLLARPAAAAALARQPLQISESGRLHVAESLVTISDPSMLAAADRPPDLAIVCVKGYDTASVLPALDALAPSAVLTLQNGIGNEELLAMHVGAGRVVSGAITTSVEVAAPGRIAVAKAGGVGVAAMAPGARAAAGRAAQALRAAGFVVSEVADYRALKWSKALLNMLGNATAAILDMAVADVYANPQLIALERQAFREALAVIDRLAIRPINLPRYPAALLARAMRYMPPPLLYPILRRVVAGGRGRKPPSLQLDLARGSPRSEGEFLYGAVARAAAEAGLAAPVNRALSAILQAISSGAEPWDAYRHHPERLLAVVAAARGVAE; translated from the coding sequence GTGACGATTGTTGTGATAGGTGCAGGGGCCATCGGGCAACTGGTGGCCGGGCGATTAGCCCAGGCCGGCCAGCGCACGGTGTTGCTGGCGCGCCCGGCAGCCGCGGCTGCGCTTGCCCGGCAGCCGCTCCAGATCAGCGAATCGGGCCGGCTGCACGTGGCCGAATCGCTCGTGACCATCAGCGACCCCAGCATGCTCGCCGCGGCCGACCGCCCGCCCGACCTGGCGATCGTATGCGTCAAGGGCTACGACACTGCCAGTGTGCTGCCGGCGTTGGACGCGCTGGCCCCCAGCGCTGTGCTGACGCTCCAGAACGGCATCGGCAATGAAGAGCTGCTGGCCATGCATGTTGGTGCCGGCCGGGTGGTCAGCGGCGCGATCACCACATCGGTGGAGGTCGCGGCGCCTGGGCGCATCGCGGTGGCCAAGGCCGGCGGAGTTGGCGTGGCGGCAATGGCGCCGGGCGCCCGCGCTGCGGCCGGCCGGGCCGCCCAGGCCTTACGCGCCGCCGGATTCGTGGTGAGCGAGGTGGCCGACTACCGCGCGCTGAAGTGGTCGAAGGCGCTGCTGAATATGCTTGGCAACGCCACCGCAGCGATCCTCGACATGGCGGTGGCCGATGTGTATGCCAACCCCCAGCTGATCGCACTAGAGCGCCAGGCCTTTCGCGAGGCGCTGGCAGTGATCGATCGGCTCGCGATCAGGCCAATCAACCTGCCGCGCTACCCGGCCGCGCTGCTGGCGCGCGCCATGCGCTACATGCCGCCGCCACTGCTATACCCGATCTTGCGGCGAGTGGTGGCCGGTGGGCGCGGCAGAAAACCGCCTTCGCTGCAGCTCGACCTGGCGCGCGGCAGTCCACGTTCGGAGGGCGAATTTCTGTATGGCGCAGTCGCACGCGCAGCCGCCGAGGCCGGGCTGGCAGCGCCGGTCAACCGCGCGCTATCGGCGATACTCCAGGCAATCTCGAGTGGGGCCGAGCCATGGGACGCATATCGCCACCATCCCGAGCGACTGCTGGCGGTAGTCGCCGCCGCGCGCGGCGTGGCCGAATAG
- a CDS encoding S8 family serine peptidase has product MQRIRPAVLMLLLLLLIWPAAAGAAPILPRGALAGELVLKLRAGTALSADGRALGPHADLLNTLLRDAGAGLARELGAHSATYRVRVGAGTDIGKLVAALARHPDVVYAEPNHLRRAMRTPSDPVISQQWALRNIHAYEAWDITTGNNVTIALLDTGVSPSHPDLAGKLLQGYDFYNNDGDPSDDEGHGTYTAGVAAAESDNGVGIAGVCWGCNILPVKVLGSRGQGDDATIAQGIRWAVDQGVRIISMSLGGPEDTQVMRDAVQYAHDRNVLIIAASGNGQADGNQPNYPAAYPSVLAVSATNSNDGVTGFSTTGSFVDIAAPGVGLWSTIWNPRDGDTYGVENGTSASCPHVAGAAALALTLRPDLSADQLTELLEAAADDQGAPGKDPEYGYGRLNLLRTVQLAADPNILNRSVIQGVVTGAQGSQVVVALSNGQQTQPDGNGAFRFENLPAGAYTVTVSGPGGVTTAQQTWVSGTPLSVATLNFSFGPDSSQYFAAVPPPSDGASYFAETGHTLNGTFKAYWQRHGGLAIFGYPTSEPFVERGEDGRDYTVQYFERHRFELHPENAAPYNVLLSRLGDTILQQGGRNWYDFAKGGPTPGCVYFDATGHSLCEPFLSYWRTHGLEIDGRRGKTYAESLALFGQPLSEQQVETLADGQPHIVQWFERARFESHGDSGVLLGLLSNELTAARGWRR; this is encoded by the coding sequence ATGCAACGAATACGCCCTGCGGTGCTGATGCTCCTGTTGTTGCTGCTGATCTGGCCGGCGGCTGCCGGGGCCGCCCCCATCCTGCCGCGCGGCGCGCTCGCCGGCGAGCTGGTGCTGAAGCTCCGCGCAGGCACCGCGCTATCGGCCGATGGCCGCGCACTTGGCCCACATGCCGACCTACTCAACACGTTGTTGCGCGACGCCGGCGCCGGCCTGGCCCGCGAGCTGGGTGCGCATAGCGCTACCTACCGCGTGCGGGTTGGCGCGGGTACCGATATTGGTAAGCTGGTGGCCGCGCTGGCGCGCCACCCCGATGTGGTCTACGCCGAACCTAATCATCTGCGCAGGGCCATGCGTACGCCCAGCGACCCGGTGATCAGCCAGCAGTGGGCGCTGCGCAATATCCACGCCTACGAGGCCTGGGATATCACCACCGGCAACAATGTCACGATCGCCCTGCTCGACACCGGCGTGTCGCCGAGCCACCCCGACCTGGCCGGCAAGCTGCTCCAGGGCTACGACTTCTACAATAACGATGGCGACCCCAGCGACGACGAGGGCCATGGCACCTATACCGCCGGCGTAGCCGCAGCCGAGAGCGATAATGGCGTGGGTATCGCCGGAGTCTGCTGGGGCTGTAATATTCTGCCAGTCAAGGTGCTGGGCAGCCGCGGCCAGGGCGACGACGCGACGATCGCGCAGGGCATCCGCTGGGCGGTCGACCAGGGCGTGCGGATCATTAGCATGAGCCTGGGCGGGCCGGAAGACACCCAGGTAATGCGCGACGCCGTGCAATACGCGCACGATCGCAATGTGCTGATCATCGCGGCCTCGGGTAACGGCCAGGCCGACGGTAACCAGCCGAACTACCCGGCGGCCTACCCCAGCGTGCTGGCGGTTTCGGCCACCAACAGTAACGATGGCGTCACCGGCTTTTCGACCACCGGCAGCTTTGTCGATATCGCCGCGCCGGGTGTGGGCCTGTGGAGCACGATCTGGAACCCGCGCGATGGCGATACCTATGGCGTTGAAAACGGCACGTCGGCCTCGTGCCCGCACGTGGCCGGCGCGGCCGCGCTGGCGCTGACGCTGCGGCCCGACTTGAGCGCCGACCAGCTGACCGAGCTGCTCGAGGCCGCCGCCGACGACCAGGGCGCGCCGGGGAAAGACCCTGAGTATGGCTATGGTCGCCTGAATCTGCTGCGCACGGTGCAGCTGGCCGCCGACCCGAACATCCTGAATCGCTCGGTGATCCAGGGTGTCGTAACCGGCGCGCAGGGCAGCCAGGTTGTGGTTGCGCTCAGCAATGGCCAGCAGACTCAGCCAGACGGCAATGGTGCGTTTCGCTTCGAGAACCTGCCTGCCGGCGCCTATACCGTTACGGTCAGCGGCCCTGGCGGCGTTACCACGGCACAGCAAACCTGGGTCAGCGGCACACCACTGAGCGTCGCGACACTCAACTTCAGCTTCGGCCCCGACTCGTCGCAGTACTTTGCGGCCGTACCGCCGCCGAGCGATGGCGCGAGCTATTTCGCCGAGACCGGCCACACGCTGAATGGTACCTTCAAAGCCTACTGGCAGCGCCACGGCGGGCTGGCGATCTTCGGCTACCCCACCAGCGAGCCGTTTGTCGAGCGTGGTGAGGATGGGCGCGATTACACCGTACAGTATTTCGAGCGGCACCGCTTCGAACTGCATCCCGAGAACGCCGCGCCCTACAATGTGCTGCTGAGCCGCCTGGGCGACACAATCCTCCAGCAGGGTGGGCGCAATTGGTACGACTTCGCCAAGGGCGGGCCTACGCCTGGCTGCGTCTATTTCGACGCGACTGGCCACAGCCTATGCGAGCCATTCCTGAGCTACTGGCGCACGCATGGCCTCGAGATCGACGGGCGCCGCGGCAAGACGTACGCCGAGAGCCTGGCGCTGTTTGGCCAGCCGCTATCGGAACAGCAAGTCGAGACGCTGGCCGATGGGCAGCCGCATATTGTGCAGTGGTTCGAGCGTGCGCGCTTCGAGAGCCACGGCGATAGCGGTGTGCTGCTGGGCTTGCTGTCGAACGAACTGACGGCTGCGCGTGGCTGGCGGCGCTAG